Proteins from a genomic interval of Papaver somniferum cultivar HN1 chromosome 4, ASM357369v1, whole genome shotgun sequence:
- the LOC113275278 gene encoding phytoene synthase 2, chloroplastic-like, which produces MSCALLYVVSPNTEISKFISYGLPDYSIKAALSSNFDGRIKGKKKGTRWSSFSFTSDLKYTCLSGGGSDNAGNFPVVSSLVANSAAEVAVSSEQRVYDVVLKQAALVKEQLGSSGQIDVKPDIVVPGTLSLLSEAYDRCGEVCAEYAKTFYLGTLLMTPEKRKAIWAIYVWCRRTDELVDGPNASHITPKALDRWESRLEDLYAGRPYDMLDAALSDTVQKFPVDIQPFKDMIEGMRLDLKKSRYKNFDELYLYCYYVAGTVGLMSVPVMGIEPESKATTESVYGAALALGIANQLTNILRDVGEDARRGRVYLPQDELMQSGLSDEDIFAGKVTDKWRSFMKKQIKRARMFFDEAESGVTQLSASSRWPVWASLLLYRQILDEIEANDYNNFTKRAYVSKAKKVVALPVAYAKSILGSTKKTQQTLQASKK; this is translated from the exons ATGTCTTGTGCTTTGTTATATGTAGTTTCACCAAATACAGAGATCTCAAAATTCATTTCATATGGATTACCTGATTACTCCATTAAAGCTGCTTTGAGTTCAAATTTTGATGGGAGAATTAAAGGGAAGAAGAAAGGAACAAGATGGAGTTCTTTCTCTTTTACTTCAGACTTGAAGTATACTTGCTTGAGTGGTGGTGGGTCAGACAATGCTGGAAATTTCCCTGTTGTGTCCAGTTTAGTTGCAAATTCAGCAGCTGAAGTTGCAGTTTCTTCAGAGCAAAGGGTTTATGATGTTGTGTTAAAGCAAGCAGCTTTAGTTAAGGAGCAATTGGGGTCTTCTGGGCAAATTGATGTCAAGCCTGATATTGTAGTTCCTGGGACTCTAAGTTTGTTGAGTGAAGCTTATGATCGGTGTGGGGAAGTCTGTGCTGAATATGCTAAGACCTTTTATTTAG gtACATTGCTCATGACACCTGAGAAGCGTAAAGCTATTTGGGCAATCTATG TGTGGTGCAGGAGAACAGATGAGCTTGTTGATGGGCCTAATGCTTCTCACATAACACCCAAGGCACTAGACAGGTGGGAGTCAAGGCTGGAGGATTTGTATGCAGGTCGTCCATATGATATGCTTGATGCAGCCTTATCTGACACGGTTCAAAAATTTCCCGTCGATATACAG CCTTTCAAGGACATGATTGAAGGGATGAGACTGGACCTTAAGAAGTCAAGATACAAGAACTTCGATGAACTCTACCTTTACTGTTACTACGTAGCAGGAACTGTTGGCTTAATGAGTGTTCCTGTAATGGGCATCGAACCAGAATCAAAAGCAACTACCGAGAGCGTCTATGGTGCTGCTTTGGCATTAGGAATTGCAAATCAGCTAACCAACATTCTTAGGGATGTCGGAGAAGA CGCAAGAAGAGGAAGGGTTTATTTACCACAAGACGAGCTGATGCAATCTGGGCTTTCAGATGAGGATATATTTGCTGGTAAAGTTACAGATAAGTGGAGAAGTTTCATGAAAAAACAAATTAAACGGGCAAGAATGTTCTTCGATGAAGCAGAGAGTGGAGTAACACAGCTCAGTGCATCTAGTAGATGGCCG GTTTGGGCCTCATTGTTACTGTATCGCCAAATATTGGATGAGATCGAAGCGAACGATTACAATAACTTCACGAAGAGAGCTTATGTAAGTAAAGCAAAGAAGGTAGTAGCATTGCCAGTTGCTTATGCAAAATCTATTTTGGGATCTACGAAAAAAACACAGCAGACCTTACAAGCATCGAAGAAATAG